TAATTTCCCCTTCTAAATGGGTAGTGTAGCAAGAGTGTTGAAAAGACTAAATTTCTCTTCCAAACTCGTACTTGTTAATGTACAAACCAATTACTAAATCGTGCATCTGAGTTATTTTCGAGAAACAAATAGATTTCCTTTGTAATCTCTTGATTCTTGT
The Coleofasciculaceae cyanobacterium DNA segment above includes these coding regions:
- a CDS encoding IS1 family transposase — encoded protein: TRIKRLQRKSICFSKITQMHDLVIGLYINKYEFGREI